A stretch of Lactuca sativa cultivar Salinas chromosome 6, Lsat_Salinas_v11, whole genome shotgun sequence DNA encodes these proteins:
- the LOC111898316 gene encoding basic leucine zipper 2-like, whose translation MQLRGDEEDVEIDKRSKSVVMKSRDDEEVVEIDEFCTCVIFMRMCHDPGGKKNLVNNVKATFPNCDPSNQSQLHETVSESLVLGEQLGWLDDLLGDYEPGLKFKSHRRASSDFGTVLNGVVEFEKDDKNESQSSFSSSSLESGCIYRPNSPRSKDKVSSIQETDELNMEAKPFKRHSAQRSRVRKLMYIAELETIIGKMQNIVSELGIKVDSLVKQHVYLSVENKQLKHKFSREQQEKFPMEHKLFIFHNSCFISSSFIFYFV comes from the exons ATGCAATTGAGAGGTGATGAAGAAGATGTTGAAATTGATAAAAGATCGAAAAGTGTTGTTATGAAATCGAGAGATGATGAAGAAGTTGTTGAAATCGATGAGTTTTGCACCTGTGTGATTTTTATGAGAATGTGTCACGATCCTGGA GGTAAAAAAAATCTTGTTAACAATGTCAAGGCAACTTTCCCAAATTGTGATCCTAGCAATCAGTCACAACTGCATGAAACTGTATCAGAAAGCTTAGTTTTGGGAGAACAACTAGGCTGGCTAGATGATCTGTTAGGTGATTATGAACCAGGTTTAAAATTTAAGTCTCATCGTAGGGCATCTAGTGATTTTGGAACTGTTTTGAATGGAGTTGTTGAGTTTGAAAAAGATGATAAAAATGAAAGTcaatcttctttttcttcttcttcattggaATCTGGTTGCATATATAGACCTAACTCACCTAGGAGCAAGGACAAGGTATCATCCATTCAAGAAACTGATGAACTTAATATGGAGGCTAAAccatttaaaag GCACTCTGCACAAAGGTCACGAGTGcgtaaactcatgtatatagCAGAACTAGAAACAATTATTGGAAA GATGCAAAATATCGTGTCAGAATTGGGTATTAAAGTTGATTCTCTTGTAAAACAACATGTTTATTTGTCAGTGGAGAACAAGCAACTAAAGCACAAGTTTTCCAGAGAGCAACAAGAAAAATTTCCCATGGAACATAAGTTGTTCATCTTTCATAATTCATGCTTCATCAGTTCATCCTTCATATTTTA ttttGTTTAA